A genomic window from Cloacibacillus evryensis DSM 19522 includes:
- a CDS encoding class II fructose-bisphosphate aldolase → MDVKSKAYQELLKKRPLNVQARFGDTEMGLVSGRDIAAAAREVDSIVLAANARHPLVIKAVLQAAKKKNAAVLIELAKSESTYCGATYDNISEYALKYSEEMGHGAVFGLHVDHYAIKGWADVLKGVGHLTKILNNGFTSVAIDASHLDDYDNFAATRALADWLPSELGLEVEVGEIKGPGELSTVEEALYYIGGLNAWQIFPDYLAISNGSLHGTYDPTAGQMEGIDLARTKEIADAIAPYGVTIAQHGISGTPLDKVSTFRKYGIRKGNVATLFQNVYFGIKMDPNTGNAITEGGTYTKEADRGISVELWEKIVAAGDEKGMSRKSGDYKKLNLPFCDMILAEPKPIVDRIVDEMAWWAERFIVAFGAEGSAEAVAEVMAKRVDQNAAPDRKVLGERKNYTAATAPGKGGNDGKNYDD, encoded by the coding sequence ATGGATGTAAAGAGCAAAGCATATCAGGAGCTGCTGAAGAAGCGTCCGCTGAACGTGCAGGCACGTTTCGGCGATACGGAGATGGGGCTTGTCAGCGGGCGTGATATCGCGGCGGCGGCCAGAGAAGTCGATTCCATCGTGCTGGCGGCGAACGCGCGTCATCCGCTCGTGATAAAGGCGGTGCTCCAGGCGGCAAAGAAAAAGAACGCGGCGGTGCTCATCGAGCTTGCAAAGTCGGAGTCGACTTACTGCGGCGCGACCTACGACAACATTTCCGAATACGCCCTGAAGTATTCCGAGGAGATGGGACACGGCGCGGTCTTCGGGCTCCATGTCGACCATTATGCCATTAAAGGTTGGGCCGACGTGCTGAAGGGCGTGGGACATCTCACAAAGATCCTCAACAACGGCTTCACCTCGGTGGCTATCGACGCTTCACACCTGGACGACTATGACAACTTCGCCGCCACCCGCGCGCTCGCGGACTGGCTGCCCTCGGAGCTCGGACTTGAGGTCGAGGTCGGCGAGATAAAGGGCCCCGGCGAGCTTTCAACGGTCGAAGAGGCCCTCTATTATATCGGCGGACTCAACGCCTGGCAGATATTCCCCGACTACCTCGCGATCTCGAACGGCAGCCTCCACGGCACCTACGACCCGACGGCGGGACAGATGGAGGGCATCGACCTGGCGCGCACGAAGGAGATCGCCGACGCGATCGCGCCCTACGGCGTGACGATCGCGCAGCACGGCATCTCCGGCACCCCGCTCGACAAGGTCTCGACCTTCCGCAAGTACGGCATCCGCAAGGGCAACGTGGCGACGCTCTTCCAGAACGTCTACTTCGGGATCAAGATGGACCCGAACACCGGCAACGCGATCACCGAGGGCGGCACCTATACGAAGGAGGCCGACCGCGGCATCTCCGTCGAGCTCTGGGAGAAGATCGTCGCCGCCGGCGACGAAAAGGGCATGAGCCGCAAGAGCGGAGATTATAAGAAGCTCAATCTGCCCTTCTGCGATATGATACTCGCGGAGCCGAAGCCCATCGTAGACAGGATAGTCGACGAAATGGCCTGGTGGGCCGAACGCTTCATCGTCGCCTTCGGAGCGGAGGGCAGCGCCGAGGCGGTCGCCGAAGTTATGGCAAAGCGCGTAGACCAGAACGCCGCTCCCGACCGCAAGGTCCTCGGCGAGAGAAAGAACTACACCGCGGCCACCGCGCCGGGCAAAGGCGGGAATGACGGCAAGAATTACGACGACTAA
- a CDS encoding AMP-binding protein, whose protein sequence is MVRKFNEDRLDDAIRAAWQGKEESDCIWWQGRWWSWRRFETLVADCEEKLRASGFGVGQRLAVLLPNSPMALALSVACWRLGGAVAPLNARTGAVNLIDTIKMLDVNAVILTEEGHKKAEGFPADIPLVPSALEGPLPVWRGREGSPDTAETAVIFSTSGTSGLPKAVACLHSNMLGNLAPIEAHVPGLLDDDAVFLNVLPNFHTFGYNLAGMMPLAFGLRQAVVPSFVPVDNTIKAIEESGVNRIIAVPTIMAFLLGALAKKDQHLKGITHVITGGDRLNVQMEGRSREYLGVGILEGYGLTECSPVVAVNSTEAAKKLGTVGRPYPDYEIEIRDREGRLLDIHQEGVLWVKGPSVVPGYFRDEENTKERFHDGWFNTGDVVQIDDDGYIKIVDRATDIIIVSGFNVYPQEVEAALCAHPAVHAAVAVGEKNNVAGELVKAFIILNEGAEASSKELMDYCRERLAHYKVPRKIGFVAEYPLSPTGKILRRELRKMKIEKQ, encoded by the coding sequence ATGGTAAGGAAGTTCAATGAAGACCGGCTTGATGATGCTATAAGGGCGGCCTGGCAGGGAAAAGAAGAATCGGACTGCATCTGGTGGCAGGGGCGGTGGTGGAGTTGGCGGCGTTTTGAAACGCTTGTCGCCGACTGCGAAGAGAAGCTGAGGGCTTCCGGGTTTGGCGTCGGACAGCGCCTTGCCGTACTGCTGCCAAACTCTCCGATGGCGCTTGCCCTCTCCGTCGCCTGCTGGCGGCTCGGCGGAGCCGTCGCGCCCCTCAACGCGCGTACCGGGGCCGTAAACCTGATAGATACTATAAAGATGCTCGACGTAAACGCCGTCATCCTTACGGAAGAGGGCCATAAAAAGGCGGAGGGATTTCCCGCTGACATACCGCTCGTCCCCTCGGCGCTTGAAGGGCCGCTGCCTGTGTGGCGAGGCAGAGAGGGAAGCCCGGATACGGCGGAGACCGCCGTGATCTTCTCAACGTCCGGGACCTCGGGACTGCCGAAGGCGGTCGCCTGCCTCCATTCGAACATGCTCGGCAATCTCGCGCCGATAGAGGCGCACGTTCCCGGCCTGCTGGATGACGACGCGGTATTTCTCAACGTGCTGCCGAACTTCCACACATTTGGCTATAACCTGGCGGGAATGATGCCGCTTGCTTTTGGGTTGCGCCAGGCGGTGGTCCCGAGCTTTGTGCCGGTCGACAATACGATAAAGGCTATCGAGGAGTCTGGGGTAAACAGGATCATCGCCGTGCCGACGATAATGGCTTTCCTGCTGGGGGCTCTCGCTAAGAAGGATCAGCACCTGAAGGGCATCACTCACGTCATCACCGGCGGAGACCGCCTCAACGTGCAGATGGAGGGGCGCTCCCGTGAATATCTCGGCGTCGGCATCCTTGAGGGCTATGGCCTGACAGAATGTTCGCCGGTCGTTGCAGTAAACTCCACGGAGGCGGCAAAAAAGCTTGGCACGGTGGGACGTCCCTATCCGGATTACGAGATAGAGATACGCGACCGCGAGGGGAGGCTGCTCGACATCCATCAGGAGGGGGTGCTCTGGGTAAAGGGCCCGTCCGTCGTTCCCGGTTACTTCCGCGACGAGGAAAATACGAAGGAACGCTTCCATGACGGCTGGTTCAACACCGGAGACGTCGTTCAGATAGATGACGACGGCTACATCAAGATCGTAGACCGCGCGACGGATATAATAATCGTCAGCGGCTTCAACGTATACCCGCAGGAGGTCGAAGCGGCTCTCTGCGCCCATCCGGCTGTGCACGCTGCCGTCGCGGTCGGCGAGAAGAACAATGTCGCCGGAGAACTTGTTAAGGCCTTTATCATCCTCAACGAGGGGGCCGAGGCATCGTCGAAAGAGCTGATGGATTATTGCCGCGAGAGGCTGGCGCACTACAAAGTGCCGCGCAAGATCGGCTTCGTCGCCGAATATCCGCTCTCTCCCACGGGCAAGATCCTGCGCCGCGAGCTGCGGAAGATGAAGATCGAGAAGCAATAA
- a CDS encoding ABC transporter substrate-binding protein translates to MIDSYGINILEDPDRLSQFLEDRCAREAEEAFHLTFALRYLLKGGWRAASATAVLDKEQEERLCQQLGFTAAQSRDVTALINGAVADRFTKENSAEDSFVATPGNLRRISGGISNRPRTTRIRTKSLYNGIILIASLLVLGVLFFQIGSQRTPVGDELRIAFFAPMSGPEARLSHVQLRAAQLAVERINMQGPLRGEYKIKVIGFDLPKDPAKAVAAVRNAMKDKSFLVMMLGANNGNIPDLARLAESVEAPLVITSPEPPSEEDLLDGTLPYLYTFSLVNDAKARGKVLSYFAAQALHKKQIALYYDSSGRLPEETYLSARKWAVGFGSKVVAELSYNGKRDGGHSAAMRAIAESGADLLIIPGGGKNSAKIISEARAAGFSEAILGEGYTEKTYADAGAALKGSWWVNEVSALDPPIRSVLKEYKSLYNENCPPEDVMPAILSYDGVMWIAAALQSTPGFRGEAIRHTLLATKNLALTHATLTIDPRSHLPLNKAMAIVFCANDKGIFQRRVRISKD, encoded by the coding sequence TTGATAGACAGTTATGGAATAAATATTCTGGAAGACCCTGACAGGTTGTCTCAATTTCTTGAAGACCGCTGCGCGCGGGAAGCCGAGGAGGCCTTTCACCTGACATTCGCCCTTCGGTACCTTCTCAAAGGCGGCTGGCGCGCCGCGTCGGCGACTGCCGTTCTGGACAAGGAACAGGAAGAACGTTTATGTCAGCAGCTTGGCTTCACCGCCGCGCAGTCGCGGGATGTAACGGCGCTGATAAACGGCGCGGTCGCCGATAGGTTCACTAAAGAAAACTCCGCGGAGGATAGCTTTGTCGCGACGCCGGGCAATCTGCGGCGGATATCCGGCGGCATCTCAAACAGGCCGCGAACTACGAGAATACGCACAAAATCCCTCTACAACGGCATTATCCTGATCGCGTCGCTTCTGGTGCTGGGCGTCCTCTTTTTTCAGATCGGCAGCCAGCGTACCCCTGTCGGCGACGAGTTGCGCATCGCCTTTTTTGCCCCCATGTCCGGGCCGGAGGCGCGGCTTTCGCATGTGCAGCTTCGCGCGGCGCAGCTTGCGGTGGAACGCATAAACATGCAGGGACCGCTGCGGGGAGAATATAAGATTAAGGTGATCGGCTTCGACCTGCCAAAGGACCCGGCGAAGGCCGTGGCCGCGGTCCGAAACGCGATGAAGGACAAGAGCTTCCTCGTGATGATGCTTGGCGCCAACAATGGGAATATCCCGGACCTGGCGCGGCTTGCCGAAAGCGTCGAGGCGCCGCTCGTCATTACGTCGCCGGAACCGCCGAGCGAAGAGGACCTGCTGGACGGCACGCTGCCGTACCTCTACACCTTCAGCCTCGTGAACGACGCTAAGGCGCGCGGCAAAGTCCTCTCCTATTTTGCCGCGCAGGCGCTGCATAAAAAACAGATCGCCCTTTACTATGACTCGTCAGGCAGGCTCCCTGAGGAGACCTACCTTTCCGCGCGCAAGTGGGCTGTGGGTTTTGGCTCTAAGGTCGTCGCGGAACTCTCATACAACGGCAAGCGCGACGGCGGCCACTCGGCGGCGATGAGGGCGATAGCCGAGAGCGGGGCCGACCTGCTGATAATTCCCGGCGGAGGGAAAAACTCGGCCAAGATCATCTCGGAGGCGCGCGCCGCCGGTTTCAGCGAGGCCATTCTGGGTGAGGGATACACCGAAAAAACCTACGCCGACGCGGGCGCGGCGCTCAAAGGCAGTTGGTGGGTGAACGAGGTATCGGCGCTTGATCCGCCGATACGTTCCGTTTTAAAAGAGTACAAGAGCCTTTACAACGAAAATTGTCCGCCCGAAGACGTTATGCCCGCCATTCTCTCCTATGACGGCGTCATGTGGATCGCGGCGGCTCTCCAGAGCACGCCGGGTTTTCGCGGCGAGGCGATACGGCACACGCTGCTTGCCACGAAAAATCTGGCTTTGACGCACGCGACCCTGACCATCGACCCGCGCAGCCACTTGCCGCTGAATAAAGCCATGGCGATAGTCTTCTGTGCGAACGACAAAGGAATATTTCAGCGGCGCGTCAGGATAAGCAAGGATTAG
- a CDS encoding DUF1850 domain-containing protein, translating into MHKHIPVFLLFFSLLGASFFIAALGWRVDSLLLTDDERNVLFSVPVAFGHHLTTTYIHSVELTPVEDEYIVIGGKIWTWQERVKSSNAGMPCLKPDNGRYIKTAEWMIFQGGRQSWDRYYLRVGNDTFGRNKMTLPPFGTACLFKAFPGKRLTVAVKNGPLMFAKLYRTEALYERLPQQRLFSAYR; encoded by the coding sequence ATGCATAAACATATCCCGGTCTTCCTGCTCTTTTTTTCTCTGCTCGGCGCCTCTTTTTTCATCGCCGCCCTGGGTTGGCGCGTCGACTCGCTGCTCCTCACCGACGACGAACGCAACGTGCTTTTTTCTGTGCCCGTGGCTTTCGGACACCACCTTACGACGACATATATCCACTCGGTGGAGCTGACCCCTGTCGAAGACGAATATATTGTGATCGGCGGCAAGATATGGACATGGCAGGAGCGCGTAAAATCATCGAACGCGGGGATGCCCTGCCTTAAACCCGACAACGGACGCTATATAAAAACGGCCGAATGGATGATATTCCAGGGCGGCCGCCAGTCATGGGACCGCTATTATCTCCGCGTCGGCAACGATACCTTCGGCCGCAACAAGATGACGCTGCCGCCATTCGGCACGGCATGCCTGTTCAAAGCATTTCCGGGGAAACGACTGACTGTCGCCGTTAAGAACGGCCCGCTGATGTTCGCAAAACTTTACAGGACGGAGGCCCTCTACGAACGGCTCCCCCAGCAGAGGCTCTTTTCAGCCTACAGGTAG
- a CDS encoding TAXI family TRAP transporter solute-binding subunit, with translation MKKGIIVTVVALLAALSLTTVATAAPTYMSVATGGTSGTYYAVGGALAAAVTKGGKIQCTAETGNASVANANLIATKGIEIAFVQNDITYWAYNGELMFQGKPLKNIRTVASLYPEHVQVVVAKGAGIKNIADLKGKRVGVGAPGSGVEGDVQAIFKLAGLTYKDLKKADFLDFAAVTSRFKDNQIDAGFVVAGFPTASIMDLTTTKDVDLMSFDDAFLAKLHKAYPFFVASTIPAKTYKGIDTDTKTPAVMAILITNDSVPADQIYAFLTGMFDNLKDIAAVHAKGKEITLKGALDGLTAPLHPGAEKFYKEKGLIK, from the coding sequence ATGAAGAAAGGCATCATCGTAACAGTTGTAGCACTTCTTGCAGCACTTTCCCTCACAACAGTAGCCACCGCGGCTCCGACGTACATGTCGGTAGCGACAGGCGGCACGTCCGGCACCTATTACGCGGTGGGCGGAGCTCTCGCGGCCGCGGTAACGAAGGGCGGAAAGATCCAGTGCACGGCTGAGACCGGCAACGCCTCCGTAGCGAATGCGAACCTTATCGCGACAAAGGGTATCGAGATCGCGTTCGTACAGAACGACATCACCTACTGGGCCTACAATGGCGAACTCATGTTCCAGGGCAAGCCCCTTAAGAACATCCGTACGGTAGCTTCGCTCTATCCCGAGCACGTCCAGGTCGTCGTCGCGAAAGGTGCTGGAATCAAGAACATCGCTGACCTTAAGGGCAAGCGCGTAGGCGTTGGCGCTCCCGGATCAGGCGTTGAGGGCGACGTTCAGGCTATCTTCAAGCTGGCCGGACTTACCTACAAGGACCTTAAGAAAGCCGACTTCCTCGACTTCGCCGCGGTAACGAGCCGTTTCAAGGACAACCAGATCGACGCCGGATTCGTCGTTGCCGGCTTCCCGACAGCCTCGATCATGGACCTTACGACAACGAAGGATGTCGACCTCATGAGCTTTGACGACGCTTTCCTCGCGAAGCTGCACAAGGCGTATCCCTTCTTTGTCGCCAGCACGATCCCTGCGAAGACCTATAAGGGAATCGACACAGACACGAAGACCCCTGCCGTTATGGCGATCCTCATCACCAACGATTCAGTACCCGCTGACCAGATCTATGCGTTCCTGACCGGTATGTTCGATAACCTTAAGGATATCGCCGCCGTTCACGCGAAGGGCAAAGAGATCACCCTTAAGGGCGCGCTCGACGGACTCACAGCGCCGCTGCACCCCGGTGCGGAGAAGTTCTACAAGGAGAAGGGGCTCATCAAGTAG
- a CDS encoding TRAP transporter permease has protein sequence MSETEAKVIDQVEENAQIDLDDLMRKYDTEARFRALTGWQGKMVALLAVAMSCFHFYTSGFGLLLAQKQGAVHLAFTLALVFLLYPASSKQSKTSGIPFYDFILAGLGVASAMYLVVFFNDLVTRAGLPTTVDLVMGFVLIATLLEATRRISNPVLPCLAVVALLYCYFGRYMPQMLAHRGFSVARIVNHMYLGTEGIFGTPLEVSSTFVFMFILFGSVLEKTGLGRFIIDLSMALAGWSTGGPAKVAIVSSGLMGTVSGSSVANVCTTGMFTIPLMKSVGYEPHFAGAVEAVASTGGQIMPPVMGAGAFIMAQFLGVPYIEVAIAAVVPALLYYFAVMVQVHFEACRLGLKGIPWAQLPPIWPLLRSKGFLLIPLIAIIYFLLAGYTPLMAAFNGILVSFVLSWLNKETRLTPARIFEAFQSGARGAIGVACACATVGMVVGMGTLTGLALRIAGAIVSAAGGSKILTLVFTMCASILLGTGLPTTANFIVTSTMAAPALFQLGVPAKAAYMFVFYFGIAADLTPPVALAAYAGSGIAGSDPMKTGMTAFKLALAGFLVPYIYVYSPMLLFIDVVPLEMVQAICTALIGVFLLAMFTIGFFKAPMAWYMRILAFAGALGLLIPGTASDLAGLAVLVVIYAVQVAKAKKLAANAAA, from the coding sequence GTGAGCGAAACAGAAGCAAAGGTAATTGATCAGGTGGAGGAAAACGCGCAGATCGACCTTGACGATCTGATGCGCAAGTACGACACGGAGGCGCGTTTCAGGGCGCTTACCGGCTGGCAGGGCAAGATGGTGGCTCTGCTCGCCGTGGCAATGTCCTGCTTCCACTTCTACACTTCGGGGTTCGGGCTGCTGCTGGCACAGAAACAGGGCGCGGTCCATCTGGCTTTCACGCTGGCGCTGGTATTTCTTCTTTATCCGGCCTCGTCGAAACAGTCGAAGACGAGCGGCATCCCCTTCTATGATTTTATTCTTGCTGGACTTGGCGTCGCCAGCGCGATGTATCTGGTTGTCTTCTTTAACGACCTTGTGACCAGGGCCGGACTGCCGACGACCGTCGATCTTGTAATGGGGTTCGTCCTGATCGCTACGCTGCTTGAGGCCACGCGGCGAATATCTAACCCCGTCCTGCCATGTCTGGCGGTCGTGGCTTTGCTTTACTGCTACTTTGGAAGGTATATGCCGCAGATGCTCGCGCACAGGGGATTCTCCGTCGCGCGTATCGTAAACCATATGTATCTCGGGACGGAAGGTATCTTCGGAACGCCTCTCGAGGTGTCGTCGACCTTCGTCTTCATGTTCATCCTCTTTGGCTCGGTGCTTGAGAAGACGGGGCTCGGACGCTTCATCATCGACCTCTCGATGGCCCTCGCAGGGTGGTCGACAGGCGGTCCCGCGAAGGTAGCCATCGTGAGTTCCGGCCTGATGGGCACGGTATCCGGTTCCTCGGTCGCCAACGTCTGCACGACGGGTATGTTCACGATCCCGCTCATGAAGAGCGTCGGCTATGAACCTCATTTCGCGGGCGCGGTCGAGGCCGTCGCCTCCACTGGCGGGCAGATAATGCCGCCGGTCATGGGAGCGGGAGCCTTCATCATGGCGCAGTTCCTCGGCGTGCCGTACATCGAGGTGGCGATCGCCGCCGTCGTCCCCGCCCTTCTTTACTACTTCGCCGTCATGGTGCAGGTACACTTTGAGGCCTGCCGTCTCGGACTCAAGGGAATCCCCTGGGCGCAGCTGCCGCCTATCTGGCCGCTGCTCAGGTCGAAGGGCTTCCTGCTCATCCCGCTTATCGCGATCATCTACTTCCTGCTCGCCGGCTACACGCCGCTTATGGCGGCTTTCAACGGCATCCTCGTCAGCTTCGTGCTCTCCTGGCTCAATAAGGAGACGCGCCTGACCCCGGCACGGATTTTTGAAGCCTTCCAGAGCGGCGCGCGCGGAGCGATCGGCGTGGCCTGCGCCTGCGCCACGGTCGGTATGGTCGTCGGTATGGGAACGCTTACGGGACTTGCCCTGCGCATCGCCGGCGCGATAGTGTCAGCCGCGGGCGGCAGCAAGATACTGACCCTCGTCTTTACGATGTGCGCGAGCATCCTTCTCGGAACGGGATTGCCGACGACGGCAAACTTCATCGTCACCAGTACGATGGCGGCTCCGGCGCTCTTCCAGCTCGGCGTTCCCGCTAAGGCGGCCTATATGTTTGTCTTCTACTTCGGCATCGCGGCTGACCTGACGCCGCCAGTCGCGCTCGCGGCTTACGCGGGTTCCGGCATCGCGGGGTCAGATCCGATGAAGACGGGGATGACGGCTTTTAAACTCGCGCTGGCGGGATTCCTCGTCCCATATATTTACGTCTATAGCCCGATGCTGCTATTTATCGACGTCGTGCCTTTGGAGATGGTCCAGGCGATCTGCACGGCGCTGATCGGCGTATTCCTGCTCGCGATGTTCACGATAGGATTCTTTAAAGCGCCAATGGCGTGGTATATGAGGATACTTGCCTTCGCCGGAGCCCTGGGGCTGCTCATACCGGGGACTGCCTCCGACCTCGCCGGACTTGCCGTGCTCGTCGTCATCTATGCGGTGCAGGTGGCCAAAGCGAAGAAGCTGGCGGCGAATGCCGCTGCGTAA
- a CDS encoding IS1634 family transposase — translation MRLYIKHARCGDYVYFMESYRDPVSKQSRNRIVRSFGRLDDLLKADPDALLKLEAELKDTNAVPVRGVDELLAEFVKKEPAKVSFAGMPVLNYGIFCYRALWDELRLDDVLRRISDSAGSPVHLPRTAFLLAALRNMEPCSKAATFRRRGDYLYGFSDVRECDMYKSLDLLADYKERLESHLFKRLFHGRDEEVSVAFYDVTTYYFESVAADGFKGFGFSKDHRVNEVQVVMGLLIDGDGIPLGYDLYPGNTSEFKTLASALKKLKSSYKIKKVIVVADRGLNSKSNLSMIKKLGFEYILAFKVRSAPSDVKEAILSDEGYCSVAGEDGELSYRYKAMPHIQVITEDKKKVVLSDSLVISYSARRAEKDRRDRERLVKKAVKLVGNPAQFKAELKKGGKSFVVADIGGGTLRLDEEKIASQSIFDGYYGIISSDINLSAEAVTAIHHRLWKIEESFRVMKTDLEVRPCFVWTPRRIQGHFVSCYLAFVLQRLLELKLKRAGIQAGTQMIHEAIREANVTAITVQSKTIYIKNETGELYEQISGMLGMEPLHTYSMRVELEKALHHKIIR, via the coding sequence ATGAGGCTTTATATTAAACATGCGCGCTGCGGCGATTATGTGTATTTCATGGAGAGTTACAGGGATCCTGTCTCTAAACAGTCAAGAAACCGTATTGTAAGGTCGTTTGGACGTTTGGATGATTTACTCAAGGCAGATCCCGACGCGCTGCTCAAGCTTGAGGCGGAACTGAAGGATACCAACGCCGTCCCCGTACGCGGTGTTGATGAACTTTTGGCGGAGTTCGTCAAGAAGGAGCCAGCTAAGGTTTCTTTTGCTGGGATGCCAGTTCTGAATTATGGCATTTTCTGTTATCGTGCGCTTTGGGATGAGCTGCGCCTGGATGATGTTTTGCGTCGTATTTCCGATTCCGCCGGTTCGCCCGTTCATTTGCCGCGTACGGCTTTTTTGTTGGCGGCTCTGAGGAATATGGAGCCATGTTCCAAAGCGGCGACTTTTCGCAGACGGGGTGATTATCTGTATGGTTTTTCAGATGTCCGCGAGTGTGATATGTATAAGTCTTTGGATCTTTTGGCGGATTATAAGGAGAGGTTGGAGTCTCATCTTTTCAAACGTCTTTTTCATGGTCGTGACGAGGAGGTTTCGGTCGCTTTTTATGATGTGACCACATATTATTTCGAGAGTGTCGCCGCAGATGGTTTTAAGGGTTTTGGTTTTTCAAAGGATCACCGTGTAAACGAGGTCCAGGTGGTGATGGGCCTTTTGATTGACGGAGACGGCATTCCGCTCGGCTATGATTTGTACCCTGGCAATACGTCCGAGTTTAAGACGCTTGCATCAGCTCTTAAGAAGTTGAAGAGTTCATATAAGATAAAGAAGGTCATTGTGGTAGCGGACCGCGGGTTAAATTCCAAGAGTAATTTGTCGATGATAAAGAAGTTGGGTTTTGAGTATATCCTTGCGTTTAAGGTCCGTTCCGCGCCGTCAGATGTGAAGGAAGCCATTTTGTCAGATGAGGGTTACTGCAGCGTTGCCGGTGAAGACGGCGAACTTTCATATCGCTATAAGGCGATGCCTCATATTCAGGTGATAACGGAAGATAAGAAAAAAGTGGTTTTAAGTGACAGCCTTGTGATAAGTTACTCCGCCAGGAGAGCGGAAAAGGACCGCCGTGACAGGGAGAGGCTTGTGAAGAAGGCGGTGAAGCTTGTAGGTAATCCTGCTCAGTTTAAAGCTGAGCTTAAAAAGGGAGGCAAGAGCTTTGTAGTGGCGGATATTGGAGGAGGAACTCTCCGGCTTGATGAAGAAAAGATAGCGTCTCAGAGTATATTTGACGGTTATTATGGGATTATAAGCAGTGACATAAATCTTTCTGCAGAAGCTGTTACGGCTATTCATCACAGGCTTTGGAAGATAGAAGAGAGCTTCCGCGTGATGAAGACCGATTTAGAGGTTCGTCCCTGTTTCGTCTGGACCCCTCGGAGAATACAAGGCCATTTTGTTTCCTGTTATCTGGCATTTGTGCTTCAGAGGCTGCTTGAACTGAAACTGAAACGTGCCGGTATCCAAGCTGGGACGCAGATGATCCATGAGGCTATACGCGAGGCTAACGTTACGGCGATAACGGTACAGTCGAAGACGATATACATAAAGAACGAGACAGGCGAGTTATATGAGCAGATATCGGGCATGCTTGGTATGGAACCGCTTCATACATACAGTATGAGGGTAGAACTGGAAAAAGCGCTTCATCATAAAATTATTCGGTAA